Below is a window of Paraburkholderia kururiensis DNA.
CGCGCAGCGACGACGTCGAGGATTACTGGCTCGAGCCGGGTCATACGCTGCGGCTGCGGCGCGGCGAACGGCTGTGGCTCAGCGTGGAAGGGGCGCCGGCCGCACGCGTGGCGTTTGCCATTCCGGCGCGGCCGTCGGAGCGGCTCATCGACTGGGCGGCCCGTGCCGCGCAACGGCTCGGCGTGCGCGTGGGCGACGGCTGGCGCACGGTGTGAGCGCCGCCGGGCGATGTCCGGCGGCGGGGGCGGGATTTCGGTAAACTGCGCACATCATGTGTGCCACGCCGGTTTCCCTGTCCCCTTTTCCCTCAGACGATTGCGCGCCCGCTGCGGAAGCGGCTACGGCGCCTTGCGCTTCAGACGCGATTCCCCTCGTGCTGCGTTGGCGCGGCACCGAAGCCTACGAGGCGAGCTTCGACGCAATGCGCGCGTTCACCGAAGCGCGAACGCCCGACACGCTCGACGAGATCTGGCTCGTCGAACATCCTCCCGTCTTCACCTTGGGCCAGGCCGGTAACCCGAGCCATCTGCTCGTTGCCGACAGCGGCATTCCGCTTGTGAAGATCGACCGCGGCGGCCAGATCACTTACCACGGCCCCGGCCAGGTCGTAGCCTATTTGCTGCTCGACCTGCGCCGCCGCAAGCTCATGGTGCGCGACCTCGTCACGCGTATCGAGCAGGCCGTGATCGATACAC
It encodes the following:
- a CDS encoding DUF2917 domain-containing protein; amino-acid sequence: MREISSNITFEIHAGETVPMKVANSTRLTVHGGPVWVTRSDDVEDYWLEPGHTLRLRRGERLWLSVEGAPAARVAFAIPARPSERLIDWAARAAQRLGVRVGDGWRTV
- the lipB gene encoding lipoyl(octanoyl) transferase LipB; protein product: MCATPVSLSPFPSDDCAPAAEAATAPCASDAIPLVLRWRGTEAYEASFDAMRAFTEARTPDTLDEIWLVEHPPVFTLGQAGNPSHLLVADSGIPLVKIDRGGQITYHGPGQVVAYLLLDLRRRKLMVRDLVTRIEQAVIDTLASYNLAGERKAGAPGIYVAPGPAAGVHVGAKIGALGLKIRNGCSYHGVSLNVNMDLRPFLAINPCGYAGLETVDMATLGVAASWNDVAATLARSLTANLDGTRAAVAQPQAGAATA